One region of Pseudomonas alvandae genomic DNA includes:
- a CDS encoding EamA family transporter, translating to MLATVLVLVAALLHAAWNTLIKFSGERLLVVACMDTVALLFGALAVGFVEWPPLEIWPWILASAAFELLYRYLLIQAYRVGDLGLVYPLMRGLSPLVVLALTLMFAGEVLTTQQIIGILLIPFGMLCLLWQGGGGERLPWSMLPVVALIGLCIGGYTFIDGQALRRWPHPLDYLVWITLLSAWPFPLLALVGKRPAFMLFWREQWRLGLAVGFCVLFSYALVLWAMQLGSIAEAAALREISVILVVLFGMRYLKEPFGRPRLLACGLVLVGMLVMKF from the coding sequence GTGCTGGCAACGGTGTTGGTATTGGTCGCGGCGCTGTTGCATGCGGCATGGAATACGCTGATCAAGTTCAGTGGCGAGCGGTTGTTGGTGGTGGCGTGCATGGACACTGTCGCGTTGCTGTTCGGGGCATTGGCGGTGGGCTTCGTGGAATGGCCGCCGCTGGAAATCTGGCCATGGATCCTGGCGTCGGCTGCATTCGAGCTGTTGTATCGCTATTTGCTGATCCAGGCTTATCGGGTCGGTGACCTGGGGCTGGTCTATCCCTTGATGCGCGGCCTCTCTCCGCTCGTGGTGCTGGCCCTGACGCTGATGTTTGCCGGTGAAGTCCTGACGACGCAACAGATCATCGGCATCCTGCTGATACCGTTCGGCATGCTGTGCCTGTTGTGGCAGGGCGGTGGTGGCGAGCGGTTGCCCTGGTCGATGCTGCCGGTGGTCGCGCTGATCGGCCTGTGCATCGGCGGCTACACCTTCATCGATGGCCAGGCCCTGCGCCGCTGGCCTCATCCGCTGGATTACCTGGTCTGGATCACGCTGCTCAGTGCCTGGCCGTTTCCTCTGTTGGCGCTGGTCGGCAAACGACCGGCGTTCATGCTGTTCTGGCGTGAACAATGGCGCTTGGGGCTGGCGGTCGGGTTCTGCGTATTGTTCAGCTACGCTCTGGTGCTATGGGCGATGCAATTGGGCTCGATCGCCGAAGCCGCGGCGCTGCGGGAGATCAGCGTGATCCTGGTGGTGCTCTTCGGCATGCGCTACCTGAAAGAACCTTTCGGCCGGCCGCGACTCTTAGCCTGCGGGCTGGTGCTGGTTGGCATGCTGGTCATGAAATTCTAA
- a CDS encoding acyl-CoA thioesterase: MNFHTRKWVKPEDLNPNGTLFGGSLLRWIDEEAAIYAIVQLGNQRVVTKYISEINFVSASRQGDIIELGITATEFGRTSITLTCEVRNKITRKSILTVEKMVFVNLGEDGLPAPHGRTEIKYVKDQFKDDTVE; the protein is encoded by the coding sequence ATGAATTTCCATACCCGCAAATGGGTCAAGCCCGAAGACCTCAACCCCAATGGCACGCTGTTCGGCGGCAGCTTGTTGCGCTGGATCGACGAAGAGGCGGCCATCTATGCCATCGTCCAGCTGGGTAACCAGCGCGTGGTCACCAAGTACATTTCCGAAATCAATTTTGTCAGTGCTTCGCGCCAGGGCGACATCATCGAACTGGGCATCACCGCCACCGAGTTCGGTCGCACCTCCATCACCCTGACGTGCGAAGTGCGCAACAAGATCACCCGCAAGAGCATCCTGACGGTGGAGAAAATGGTCTTCGTCAATCTCGGCGAAGACGGCCTGCCGGCCCCTCACGGCCGGACCGAGATCAAGTACGTCAAGGATCAGTTCAAGGACGATACCGTCGAGTGA
- the ahcY gene encoding adenosylhomocysteinase, giving the protein MSAVITPAAFTDYKVADMSLAAWGRREIIIAESEMPALMGLRRKYSGEQPLKGAKILGCIHMTIQTAVLIETLVALGAEVRWSSCNIFSTQDQAAAAIAAAGIPVFAWKGETEQEYEWCLEQTILKDGQPWDTNMILDDGGDLTELLHKKYPAVLDKVHGVTEETTTGVHRLLDMLAKGELKIPAINVNDSVTKSKNDNKYGCRHSLNDAIKRGTDHLLSGKQALVIGYGDVGKGSAQSLRQEGMIVKVSEVDPICAMQACMDGFELVSPFIDGINDGTEASIDKALLGKIDLIVTTTGNVNVCDANMLKALKKRAVVCNIGHFDNEIDTAFMRKNWAWEEVKPQVHKVHRTGAGSFDPQNDDYLILLAEGRLVNLGNATGHPSRIMDGSFANQVLAQIFLFGQKYADLSPAQKAERLTVEVLPKKLDEEVALEMVRGFGGVVTKLTKQQADYIGVTVEGPFKPHAYRY; this is encoded by the coding sequence ATGAGCGCTGTTATCACGCCTGCCGCTTTTACCGACTACAAAGTCGCCGACATGTCCCTGGCTGCCTGGGGCCGTCGCGAAATCATCATCGCCGAATCCGAAATGCCAGCCCTGATGGGCCTGCGTCGCAAATACTCTGGCGAACAGCCATTGAAAGGCGCAAAAATCCTCGGCTGCATCCACATGACCATCCAGACCGCCGTGCTGATCGAAACCCTGGTTGCCCTGGGTGCCGAAGTGCGCTGGTCTTCCTGCAACATCTTCTCGACCCAGGACCAGGCCGCTGCCGCCATCGCCGCCGCCGGCATCCCGGTGTTCGCCTGGAAAGGCGAGACCGAGCAAGAGTACGAGTGGTGCCTGGAGCAGACCATCCTCAAGGATGGCCAGCCATGGGACACCAACATGATCCTCGACGACGGCGGCGACCTGACCGAGCTGCTGCACAAGAAATACCCGGCCGTACTGGACAAGGTCCACGGCGTGACCGAAGAAACCACCACCGGCGTACACCGTCTGCTGGACATGCTGGCCAAGGGCGAGCTGAAGATCCCGGCCATCAACGTCAACGACTCGGTGACCAAGAGCAAGAACGACAACAAATACGGCTGCCGTCACAGCCTCAACGACGCCATCAAGCGCGGCACCGACCACCTGTTGTCGGGCAAGCAGGCGCTGGTGATCGGCTACGGTGACGTGGGCAAGGGTTCCGCCCAGTCCCTGCGCCAGGAAGGCATGATCGTCAAGGTGTCCGAAGTCGACCCGATCTGCGCCATGCAAGCCTGCATGGACGGTTTCGAGCTGGTTTCGCCGTTCATCGACGGGATCAACGACGGCACCGAGGCCAGCATCGACAAGGCCCTGCTGGGCAAGATCGACCTGATCGTGACCACCACCGGCAACGTCAATGTCTGCGACGCCAACATGCTCAAGGCCCTGAAAAAGCGCGCCGTGGTCTGCAACATTGGTCACTTCGACAATGAAATCGACACCGCTTTCATGCGCAAGAACTGGGCATGGGAAGAAGTGAAGCCACAGGTCCACAAGGTTCACCGCACCGGCGCTGGCAGCTTCGACCCACAGAACGATGACTACCTGATCCTGCTGGCCGAAGGCCGCCTGGTTAACCTGGGCAACGCCACCGGTCACCCAAGCCGCATCATGGACGGTTCGTTCGCCAACCAGGTCCTGGCCCAGATCTTCCTGTTCGGCCAGAAATACGCCGACCTGTCGCCAGCCCAGAAGGCCGAGCGCCTGACCGTGGAAGTACTGCCGAAGAAACTCGACGAAGAAGTGGCCCTGGAAATGGTCCGCGGTTTCGGCGGCGTGGTCACCAAGCTGACCAAGCAACAGGCTGACTATATCGGCGTCACCGTCGAAGGCCCGTTCAAGCCGCACGCTTATCGCTACTGA
- a CDS encoding cytochrome b, producing the protein MQLRNSSSRYGWVSIVSHWAVALAVYGLFALGLWMVGLDYYSSWRKDAPELHKSIGLVLLAVMVLRVLWRFVSPPPPTLETYGRLTRVGAKVGHSALYLGLFAVMIAGYLISTADGVGISVFGLFEVPALVSGLPDQADVAGQIHLYLAWALVIFSGLHALAALKHHFIDRDATLKRMLGRQA; encoded by the coding sequence ATGCAGCTACGCAACTCTTCTTCTCGCTATGGCTGGGTCAGCATCGTTTCGCATTGGGCCGTTGCCCTGGCGGTGTACGGGTTGTTTGCGCTGGGCCTGTGGATGGTCGGGCTGGATTACTACAGTTCCTGGCGCAAAGACGCGCCGGAGCTGCACAAGAGCATCGGCCTGGTGCTGTTGGCGGTGATGGTGCTGCGAGTGCTCTGGCGTTTTGTCAGCCCACCGCCACCGACCCTGGAAACCTATGGTCGTCTCACCCGCGTAGGCGCCAAGGTTGGCCATAGCGCACTGTATCTCGGGCTGTTTGCCGTGATGATCGCCGGCTACCTGATTTCCACCGCAGACGGTGTCGGGATCTCGGTGTTTGGTCTGTTTGAAGTGCCCGCGCTGGTGTCCGGACTGCCCGACCAGGCAGACGTCGCCGGCCAGATCCACCTGTACCTCGCATGGGCGCTGGTAATTTTTTCCGGCCTCCATGCGTTGGCAGCATTGAAACACCACTTTATCGACCGTGACGCGACCCTCAAGCGCATGCTGGGGCGCCAAGCCTGA
- a CDS encoding MFS transporter: MPLALAVAAFGIGTTEFVIMGLLPDVARDLAVSIPQAGLLITGYALGVVFGAPILAIGTANMPRKATLLGMTLMFILGNVLCALAPNYTTLMAARVITALCHGAFFGIGSVVAAGLVAPNKRAQAIAMMFTGLTLANVLGVPLGTALGQYAGWRATFWAVSVIGIIAAVAQWVWLPREIPMDKANLASEFKVLGKVNVLLALGMSVLASTSLFSVFTYIAPILQDITGVSPHGVTVMLLLFGVGLTAGSFLGGRLADRRLLPSLVGMALAVVLVLAAFSQTSQSVIPAAITLVLWGIFAFALCPILQLLIIDQAHEAPNLGSTLNQSAFNLGNAAGAWIGGLVVASGANLADLPWTGALVGGLTVLAALYFIYRQRRQGAVAGFAD, from the coding sequence ATGCCACTTGCTTTGGCCGTCGCCGCTTTCGGCATCGGCACGACTGAATTCGTCATCATGGGGCTGCTGCCCGATGTCGCCCGTGACCTGGCCGTGAGCATTCCCCAGGCCGGGTTGCTGATCACCGGTTATGCCCTGGGGGTGGTATTTGGCGCACCGATCCTGGCGATCGGCACCGCGAACATGCCGCGCAAGGCCACGTTGCTGGGCATGACACTGATGTTCATCCTCGGCAATGTGCTGTGTGCCCTGGCCCCGAACTACACCACGCTGATGGCCGCCCGGGTGATTACCGCTCTGTGCCACGGAGCTTTTTTTGGTATCGGCTCGGTGGTGGCGGCCGGGTTGGTGGCGCCGAACAAACGGGCCCAGGCCATCGCGATGATGTTTACCGGCCTGACCTTGGCGAACGTCCTGGGTGTTCCCTTGGGCACGGCGCTGGGCCAATACGCGGGTTGGCGGGCGACGTTCTGGGCGGTTTCGGTGATTGGCATCATTGCCGCCGTTGCCCAATGGGTCTGGCTGCCCAGGGAAATCCCCATGGACAAGGCCAACCTTGCCAGCGAATTCAAGGTACTCGGCAAGGTCAATGTGCTGCTGGCGCTGGGCATGAGCGTGCTGGCCTCCACCAGTCTGTTCAGCGTGTTCACCTACATCGCGCCGATCCTGCAGGACATCACCGGGGTCAGTCCCCACGGCGTCACCGTCATGCTGCTGTTGTTCGGCGTTGGCCTGACGGCGGGCAGTTTCCTCGGCGGACGCTTGGCCGACCGGCGCCTGCTACCGTCCCTGGTGGGCATGGCGCTGGCCGTGGTGCTGGTGCTTGCCGCGTTCAGCCAGACCAGTCAATCGGTGATTCCGGCGGCGATTACTCTGGTGCTGTGGGGCATCTTTGCCTTCGCGCTGTGCCCGATCCTGCAACTGCTGATCATTGACCAGGCCCACGAGGCACCGAATCTCGGCTCGACCCTGAACCAGAGCGCCTTCAACCTCGGCAATGCCGCCGGCGCCTGGATCGGCGGGCTGGTCGTCGCCAGCGGTGCCAACCTTGCCGATCTGCCGTGGACCGGCGCGCTGGTGGGCGGGCTCACCGTACTGGCAGCGCTCTACTTTATTTATCGCCAGCGTCGTCAGGGCGCCGTGGCAGGCTTTGCCGACTGA
- a CDS encoding DEAD/DEAH box helicase, whose product MSFASLGLSEALVGAIEAAGYTQPTPVQQRAIPAVLQGRDLMVAAQTGTGKTGGFALPILERLFPNGHPDKSQRHGPRQPRVLVLTPTRELAAQVHESFKVYARDLKFVSACIFGGVGMNPQVQAMARGVDVLVACPGRLLDLAGQGSVDLSHVEILVLDEADRMLDMGFVHDVKKVLARLPAKRQNLLFSATFSKDITDLAGKLLHNPERIEVTPPNTTVERIEQRVFRLPASHKRALLAHLITTGAWEQVLVFTRTKHGANRLAEYLDKHGLPAVAIHGNKSQNARTKALADFKAGEVRILVATDIAARGLDIDQLPHVVNFELPNVDEDYVHRIGRTGRAGRSGEAISLVAPDEEKLLKSIERMTKQKIPDGDLMGFDASTIEAEKPEVRERPDVRNPRNPRGPRGDGPNGSGGGRKDKGKDKGKEKPASNGRGERPAREQKPREGSPAREQQRPAPRAASDRAPDEFLDDDIDNFGNRVDYVPQQKPAAGRGRRPGAPAQGAGSGAPRNGQPQGRQNGPRNSNGSSTGTPPAKRNGPRNGAPRDGQARREDSRPRRPARGDDQARQEPAVQNPRGNQPKIIHKESKTDRFPTPEQLDQLPSRPRGEKPALLTRNR is encoded by the coding sequence ATGTCCTTTGCTTCCCTCGGTCTCTCCGAGGCTTTAGTCGGCGCCATCGAAGCCGCCGGCTACACCCAGCCTACCCCGGTGCAACAGCGGGCCATCCCCGCCGTGTTGCAAGGTCGCGACCTGATGGTCGCCGCACAGACAGGTACGGGCAAGACCGGCGGTTTCGCCCTTCCGATCCTGGAACGGTTGTTCCCGAACGGTCACCCGGACAAATCCCAGCGTCATGGCCCGCGCCAACCGCGCGTACTGGTCCTGACGCCTACCCGCGAACTGGCGGCCCAGGTGCACGAGAGCTTCAAGGTCTACGCTCGCGACCTGAAATTCGTCAGTGCCTGCATTTTTGGCGGTGTCGGCATGAACCCGCAGGTCCAGGCCATGGCGCGCGGCGTCGACGTGCTGGTGGCCTGCCCCGGTCGCCTGCTGGACCTCGCCGGCCAGGGCAGCGTCGATCTGTCCCACGTGGAAATCCTCGTGCTGGACGAAGCCGACCGCATGCTCGACATGGGTTTTGTCCATGATGTGAAGAAAGTCCTGGCCCGCCTTCCAGCCAAGCGCCAGAACCTGCTGTTTTCGGCGACCTTCTCCAAGGACATCACCGACCTGGCCGGTAAGCTGTTGCACAACCCGGAACGCATCGAAGTCACGCCGCCGAACACCACGGTCGAGCGCATTGAACAGCGCGTATTCCGCCTTCCCGCCAGCCACAAGCGTGCCCTGCTGGCACACCTGATCACCACCGGCGCCTGGGAACAGGTCCTGGTTTTCACCCGCACCAAGCATGGCGCCAATCGCCTGGCCGAATACCTCGACAAACACGGCCTGCCCGCCGTCGCGATCCATGGCAACAAGAGCCAGAACGCTCGTACCAAGGCCCTGGCCGACTTCAAGGCCGGCGAAGTGCGCATCCTGGTGGCCACCGACATCGCCGCACGCGGCCTGGACATCGATCAGTTGCCTCACGTCGTCAACTTCGAGTTGCCCAACGTCGATGAAGACTATGTGCACCGTATCGGCCGTACTGGCCGGGCCGGTCGTTCGGGCGAAGCGATTTCCCTGGTCGCGCCGGACGAGGAAAAGCTGCTCAAGAGCATTGAGCGCATGACCAAGCAGAAGATTCCCGACGGCGACCTGATGGGCTTCGATGCCAGCACGATCGAGGCCGAGAAGCCTGAAGTGCGCGAGCGTCCGGACGTCCGCAACCCGCGTAACCCAAGAGGCCCGCGTGGCGATGGCCCGAATGGCAGCGGTGGCGGTCGCAAGGACAAAGGAAAAGACAAGGGCAAGGAAAAGCCGGCCAGCAACGGTCGCGGCGAACGCCCGGCCCGCGAACAGAAACCCCGCGAGGGCTCCCCGGCCCGTGAGCAGCAGCGCCCGGCACCTCGCGCCGCATCTGATCGCGCCCCAGACGAGTTCCTGGACGACGATATCGACAATTTCGGCAACCGCGTCGACTACGTACCCCAGCAGAAACCGGCCGCAGGCCGCGGTCGCCGCCCAGGCGCCCCGGCACAAGGCGCAGGTTCAGGCGCACCGCGCAATGGCCAGCCCCAAGGGCGCCAGAACGGACCGCGCAACAGCAATGGTTCGTCCACCGGCACCCCACCGGCCAAGCGCAACGGCCCGCGCAACGGTGCGCCACGTGACGGCCAGGCCCGTCGTGAAGACTCCCGTCCACGACGCCCAGCCCGTGGCGACGACCAGGCTCGCCAGGAGCCCGCGGTGCAGAACCCGCGTGGCAACCAGCCGAAAATCATCCACAAGGAATCGAAAACCGATCGTTTCCCGACGCCTGAACAGCTGGATCAACTGCCAAGCCGTCCGCGTGGCGAAAAACCGGCCTTGCTGACACGCAATCGCTGA
- a CDS encoding YceI family protein — MLKKTLAALAIGSALLSAGQAMAADYVVDKEGQHAFVDFKISHLGYSYITGTFKDIDGKFSFDAAKPEASKIEFNVRTASVFTNHAERDKHIASKDFLEVAKYADAKFVSTGVKPTGKNADGKDTADVTGDLTLHGVTKPIVVKATFLGEGKDPWGGYRAGFEGTTTIKRSDFGKMMDLGPQSDAVELYISFEGVKAK, encoded by the coding sequence ATGTTGAAAAAGACGCTCGCCGCCCTGGCAATCGGTTCTGCCCTGCTGTCCGCCGGCCAGGCCATGGCTGCCGACTATGTGGTCGACAAGGAAGGCCAGCACGCCTTCGTTGATTTCAAGATCAGCCACCTGGGCTATAGCTACATCACCGGTACCTTCAAGGATATCGACGGCAAGTTCAGCTTCGACGCCGCCAAGCCTGAAGCCAGCAAGATCGAGTTCAACGTTCGTACCGCCAGTGTTTTCACTAACCACGCCGAGCGCGACAAACACATTGCCAGCAAAGACTTCCTGGAAGTGGCCAAATACGCTGACGCCAAATTCGTATCCACCGGCGTCAAGCCCACTGGAAAAAACGCCGACGGCAAGGACACTGCCGACGTGACGGGTGATCTGACCTTGCACGGCGTCACCAAGCCAATCGTGGTGAAAGCGACATTCCTGGGTGAGGGCAAGGATCCATGGGGCGGCTACCGTGCTGGCTTTGAGGGCACCACCACCATCAAGCGTTCCGACTTCGGAAAAATGATGGACCTGGGTCCGCAATCCGACGCCGTTGAGCTGTACATCTCGTTTGAAGGTGTCAAAGCGAAGTAA
- a CDS encoding formate/nitrite transporter family protein, whose amino-acid sequence MDTHEDGKTPDLSAEEQHEVDRNQPPRAAVLHEIIRTQGNQELERSVAALWWSALAAGLTMGLSLMAMGLLNSRLPDHDGFKVIASFGYCAGFLAVILARQQLFTENTLTAVLPIMSKPTLGNFARLFRLWGVVLVGNLCGTLLVAYVMLHLPIFDQRTDLAFLDIGRKVMENDSGQMFAKGIISGWMIATMVWMIPSMESAKMLIIVLITYLMALGDFTHIVVGSAEVSYLVFAGQLSWEDFWMVFAAPTLAGNIIGGSFIFALISHAQVRSETNTPLSRQSLPRRPDDAGDK is encoded by the coding sequence ATGGACACTCACGAAGACGGCAAGACCCCTGACCTCTCGGCAGAGGAACAGCACGAGGTCGACCGCAACCAGCCGCCGAGGGCGGCGGTTCTGCACGAGATCATTCGCACCCAGGGCAACCAGGAGCTGGAGCGCAGCGTCGCGGCACTGTGGTGGTCGGCCCTGGCGGCGGGATTGACCATGGGATTGTCGCTGATGGCGATGGGACTGCTCAACTCCAGGCTGCCCGACCACGACGGCTTCAAGGTGATCGCCAGTTTCGGCTACTGCGCGGGCTTCCTGGCGGTGATCCTGGCGCGTCAGCAATTGTTTACCGAAAACACCCTGACCGCTGTGCTGCCCATCATGAGCAAGCCAACCTTGGGCAATTTCGCTCGATTGTTCCGGTTATGGGGCGTGGTGCTGGTGGGCAACCTGTGCGGTACGTTGCTGGTGGCCTACGTGATGCTGCACCTGCCGATTTTCGATCAGCGCACCGACTTGGCGTTCCTGGATATCGGGCGCAAGGTCATGGAGAACGACAGCGGCCAGATGTTCGCCAAGGGCATCATTTCCGGTTGGATGATTGCAACCATGGTGTGGATGATTCCGTCCATGGAAAGCGCCAAGATGCTGATCATCGTATTGATCACCTACTTGATGGCGCTCGGGGATTTCACCCACATCGTGGTCGGTTCAGCCGAGGTGTCGTATCTGGTGTTCGCCGGCCAGTTGTCCTGGGAAGATTTCTGGATGGTGTTCGCCGCGCCCACCCTGGCGGGGAACATCATCGGTGGCAGTTTCATCTTCGCGCTGATCAGCCATGCGCAGGTGCGCAGCGAGACCAATACGCCACTCAGTCGGCAAAGCCTGCCACGGCGCCCTGACGACGCTGGCGATAAATAA
- the mltA gene encoding murein transglycosylase A yields the protein MNSRIKPWHKGLALTLPLMALLAGCNRGEKVEEPQTHAVATYASATWEALPAVSDEDLLAGFGAWRSACTRLKADATWGPTCAAAANVPQTAKAVRNFLKQNLDVFGLRSGDNSPNGLITGYYEPVYPGSLTQTAKANIPVYGVPDDMIIVSLDSIYPELKGKRLRGRLEGRVLKPYDDAAAIETKGVKAPVIAWLTDPMNLQFLQIQGSGRIRLDDGRQVRIGYADQNGHPYRPIGRWLVEQGELKKEDVTMGTISAWAKANPHRIPELLGSNPSYVFFNRNPDSNEGPRGSLNVPLTAGYSVAVDRKVIPLGSLLWLSTTRPDGSALNRPVAAQDTGGAIAGEVRADLFWGTGETAGQLAGDMKQQGQIWMLWPKGMALPQVPQVANAVTAAP from the coding sequence ATGAACAGCCGCATCAAGCCCTGGCACAAAGGCCTGGCATTGACCCTACCGCTGATGGCATTACTGGCTGGCTGCAATCGCGGCGAAAAGGTCGAAGAGCCCCAGACGCACGCCGTCGCGACGTATGCCAGTGCCACTTGGGAAGCGCTGCCAGCGGTATCCGATGAGGACCTGCTGGCCGGCTTCGGTGCCTGGCGCAGCGCTTGCACCCGACTCAAGGCGGACGCAACCTGGGGCCCAACCTGCGCGGCTGCCGCCAATGTGCCGCAGACCGCAAAGGCCGTGCGCAATTTCTTGAAGCAGAACCTGGACGTCTTTGGCCTGCGCTCGGGCGATAACAGCCCCAATGGCCTGATTACCGGCTACTACGAACCGGTCTACCCTGGCAGTCTCACCCAGACCGCGAAGGCGAATATTCCGGTCTATGGCGTACCGGACGACATGATTATCGTGTCCCTGGACAGCATTTATCCTGAGCTGAAGGGCAAACGCCTGCGCGGGCGCCTCGAAGGCCGGGTGCTCAAGCCTTACGACGATGCCGCCGCCATCGAAACCAAGGGCGTGAAGGCGCCGGTTATCGCCTGGCTGACGGACCCGATGAACCTGCAATTCCTGCAGATCCAGGGTTCGGGACGCATTCGGCTTGATGACGGCCGCCAGGTGCGCATCGGCTATGCCGACCAGAACGGCCACCCGTATCGACCCATTGGCCGCTGGTTGGTTGAGCAGGGAGAGCTGAAAAAGGAAGACGTGACCATGGGCACCATCAGCGCCTGGGCCAAGGCCAACCCCCACCGCATTCCTGAATTGCTGGGCAGCAACCCCAGCTATGTGTTCTTCAACCGCAACCCCGACAGCAACGAAGGCCCGCGAGGCTCGTTGAACGTCCCGCTCACCGCCGGCTACAGCGTAGCGGTAGATCGCAAGGTCATTCCGTTGGGCAGCCTGTTGTGGCTGTCCACCACACGCCCCGACGGCAGCGCCTTGAACCGCCCCGTCGCCGCCCAGGATACGGGCGGGGCCATTGCCGGTGAAGTGCGGGCCGACTTGTTCTGGGGCACGGGCGAAACGGCCGGGCAACTGGCGGGGGACATGAAGCAACAAGGCCAGATCTGGATGCTCTGGCCCAAGGGCATGGCGTTGCCCCAGGTGCCGCAGGTGGCGAATGCGGTGACCGCAGCCCCCTAG
- a CDS encoding MAPEG family protein: protein MTVALWCVLIAFLLPYLCVAIAKAGGRFRLRDNYDPRDFLDSLEGAPRRAYAAQLNSFEITPFFAAAVIVAHLAGNAELVTINVLAVLFITSRLLYIICYLADWAVLRSLVWFVGVGLVLSFFFVSV, encoded by the coding sequence ATGACGGTTGCGCTGTGGTGTGTGTTGATTGCCTTTCTGCTGCCTTACCTGTGTGTGGCGATCGCCAAGGCGGGCGGGCGGTTCAGGCTACGGGATAACTACGATCCGCGGGATTTCCTGGACTCGCTCGAGGGCGCTCCCCGGCGTGCATACGCCGCGCAACTGAACAGCTTCGAGATCACACCTTTTTTCGCAGCGGCGGTGATCGTCGCGCATCTGGCCGGCAATGCCGAGTTGGTGACTATCAACGTGCTGGCCGTGCTGTTCATCACCAGCCGCCTGCTCTACATCATTTGCTACCTGGCCGACTGGGCGGTCCTGCGTTCGCTGGTGTGGTTCGTGGGGGTGGGGTTGGTGCTGAGTTTCTTCTTTGTTTCGGTCTGA
- the metF gene encoding methylenetetrahydrofolate reductase [NAD(P)H] → MSQDRRYSFEFFPTKTDAGHEKLIATARQLASYNPDFFSCTYGAGGSTRDRTLNTVLQLESEVKVPAAPHLSCVGDSKDDLRSLLTQYKAAGIKRIVALRGDLPSGMGMASGELRHANELVEFIREETGEHFHIEIAAYPEMHPQARNFEDDLRNFVRKANAGASSAITQYFFNADSYFYFVERVRQMGVEIPVVPGIMPITNYSKLARFSDACGAEIPRWIRKQLEAYGDDTASIQRFGEEVITQMCERLLQGGAPGLHFYTLNQAEPSLAVWNNLKLPR, encoded by the coding sequence ATGTCCCAAGACCGTCGCTACAGCTTCGAGTTCTTCCCGACGAAGACCGATGCTGGGCATGAAAAGCTGATCGCCACTGCTCGCCAGTTGGCAAGCTACAACCCTGATTTTTTCTCCTGCACCTACGGCGCCGGCGGTTCGACCCGTGACCGTACGCTGAATACCGTGCTGCAGCTCGAAAGCGAAGTCAAAGTCCCGGCCGCACCGCACTTGTCCTGCGTGGGTGACAGCAAGGACGACCTGCGCAGCCTGCTGACCCAATACAAGGCCGCAGGGATCAAGCGCATCGTAGCCCTGCGCGGCGACCTGCCCTCGGGCATGGGCATGGCCAGCGGCGAGCTGCGCCACGCCAATGAACTGGTTGAGTTCATTCGCGAAGAAACCGGCGAGCACTTCCACATTGAAATCGCCGCCTATCCGGAGATGCACCCCCAGGCGCGCAATTTCGAAGACGATTTGCGCAACTTCGTGCGCAAGGCCAACGCCGGCGCCAGCAGCGCAATCACCCAGTACTTCTTCAACGCCGACAGCTATTTCTATTTCGTCGAGCGCGTTCGCCAGATGGGTGTCGAGATTCCGGTAGTGCCGGGAATCATGCCGATCACCAACTACAGCAAGCTCGCACGCTTCTCTGACGCCTGCGGCGCGGAGATCCCCCGATGGATCCGCAAGCAACTGGAAGCCTACGGCGACGACACCGCCAGCATCCAGCGCTTCGGTGAAGAGGTCATCACGCAGATGTGTGAACGCTTGCTACAGGGCGGCGCACCGGGGCTGCACTTCTATACCCTGAACCAGGCAGAGCCTAGCCTCGCGGTGTGGAACAATCTCAAGCTGCCGCGTTAA